One window from the genome of Pedobacter schmidteae encodes:
- a CDS encoding RNA polymerase sigma factor RpoD/SigA, which translates to MRALKIGQSITNRSHDSLQRYLSDIAKYNVLSAEEEIALAKKIKAGDKAAFHRLINSNLRFVVSVAKKYEGQGLSLPDLVSIGNMGLVKAAERFDETKGFKFISFAVWWIRQSIMHTIGEQRRMIRRPTNQRDDIFEVYKAQGHLEQQLERLPTVDELSEYTGIAVEKVKDYLMDAPFGIPLETTDDEEKPGILNFLQDHTFKAPDAAIEMEGKQLSLTAMLQNLTEREARILRMYYGLENDMPMLIEDIATNLGLSKESIRRSKMMAINRLKSNEQTGYLKQYLTEHRYSWQVSV; encoded by the coding sequence ATGAGAGCATTAAAAATCGGGCAGTCCATTACCAATCGCAGTCACGACTCCCTGCAGCGTTATTTAAGCGACATTGCCAAATACAATGTATTGAGCGCTGAGGAAGAAATAGCCTTGGCAAAAAAAATTAAGGCGGGTGATAAAGCAGCATTTCATCGGCTCATCAACTCCAACCTTCGTTTCGTGGTCTCGGTAGCCAAAAAATATGAAGGTCAGGGACTTTCGCTACCCGACCTGGTTTCTATAGGAAATATGGGATTGGTAAAAGCCGCCGAACGTTTTGATGAAACCAAAGGATTTAAGTTTATTTCTTTTGCAGTATGGTGGATCCGTCAGTCGATTATGCACACCATTGGCGAGCAACGCCGCATGATTCGCCGACCTACCAATCAACGAGACGATATTTTTGAAGTTTATAAAGCGCAAGGCCATTTGGAACAACAACTGGAACGCCTACCGACGGTTGATGAACTATCGGAATATACCGGAATAGCTGTTGAAAAAGTGAAAGATTATTTGATGGACGCGCCATTTGGCATTCCACTTGAAACAACAGACGATGAGGAAAAACCGGGTATATTGAATTTTTTACAGGACCATACCTTTAAAGCGCCGGACGCGGCTATAGAAATGGAGGGCAAGCAACTATCGCTAACCGCGATGTTACAAAACCTGACCGAACGGGAAGCCCGGATTTTGCGCATGTATTATGGGCTGGAGAATGATATGCCAATGTTGATTGAAGACATAGCCACTAACCTTGGGTTGAGTAAAGAGTCCATCAGAAGAAGTAAAATGATGGCCATTAACCGATTAAAATCGAATGAGCAAACCGGCTATTTAAAACAGTATTTAACAGAACATCGTTACTCCTGGCAAGTGAGTGTGTAA